The nucleotide sequence GCGAATCGATCGCCACCCGAATGAAACAACGCGAGGAAGTGACGCGCACGTGGCCGCCGTTGACCCAGGAGCGCATCGCCCGCGGAGAAATCAAAGTCGGCGACGATTTTGACATGGTTTCGGTCGCGCTGGGAGCGCCGGACGGACAGGAAACTTTCACGGCCAAGGACGGCGGCATCGTCACCATTTGGAACTACCCCAAAATCACGCAGCGGTTCGAGCGCGATGAGATCGTCAACTACGAGGACGTCAGCGAGTTCGACGTGCGAACCGGCCAGCGCATTCACTATCAGGTCCCGAACCGACAAAAGGTCTATGTTTCCGGCAAGGAGCCGGGCATGCAGATCATCTTCCGCAATGGCAGGGTCAGCAGCCTGCGCTGGGGTGGTGAAGCGCCGGAGCCGGCCCCGACGGCGGATAATCAGGTGAAATCTGGCTGAACCGTAGGAGCGCGCTGGCGCGCGATGACACCTGCCTCTCGTCGCCAGTGCACCGTATGCATCGCGCGCAAGCCCGCTCCTACTGGTCACACCTCAAATTGGCGCAAAACGCGCTCCGCCAGCCACGCCCTACTCGAGCAGCCGGCGTAATACCGGCCGGACCAATCGCGCCAGCTGCGGATTGGCATACGCGGCGAAGCTCACCGGACTCGTCGTATCGAGCGGATCGCGCAGACGCCCTCCCGTCGGCCGCTCCACCACGCCGCCGGCTTCCCGCAACAACAGCTCCGTGCACAGGTCGTAGGGATGACTGCTGAGCCCGCTGCCATCGATGCCGAGCGCTCGAAAGGCCTCGGGACGCACGTCGATCACCATGCGATCACGGCCGAGAAGGATCTCCGCCAATTGCCCGCCACTGGAAATGTATTGATCTTCAAATACCGGCGGCGGCTCGCCCCCGTCGCGCAGGACGCCGAGTTCACGCCAGAGGTTTTCCTCCAACTGCGCCAACCACGTCTTGGCGGTGGGAAAAAAGCGCGCAATCGTCGCGAAGCCGTGCGTGAAATCGCGCGCGGCGGACAACCGCACCGGCAGCCGCGACCGTTGACCGGTGAGCACGTTCAGGGCCGTGGCCACGACCCGACCGCGGCCCCGCACCGCGCTGAATTGATCCGCCCGCCATTGTTTGCTGATCGGCAACTCCGTCATCGCCGCCACCACGATGTCGCCCAAGTGATTACGCGCGCCGCGCTGGGGCGCGAGACCCGCCAAGGCCCAGGCGCTGCGTTTATCGTGCATGAGACCGCGGGTGCCATCGATCGGATCGATGATGAGCTTCCACTGCGTGGCGGTGACCGGCGTGCCGGCGGGAAACGTCAACTCCGACTCGAGGCCTTCCATGACGAGTTCCACCGGCCAGGATTGGGGCCAGTTTTTCTCCAACCACGCGACCAGTGCGGCTTCGGAAATCCGATCAATCTCGTAGATGGTATCGGCCGCGGTCTCGGCGGCAACGCGAGCAAACGTGCGCCGCTGCTTCACGCGGGTGGCGAGCAGCGCGTCGCGAATCGTGTCCTGCAATTGGCAGAGCAACCGGCGGGCGCGTTCGAGTTGGCGGTCATTCATGGCCGGCAGGTTTGAATTGCAAACGAAGCGCGTAAAGCTCGACCTGCGCGCCCAGATTCGAAGTCAACCGACGGTTAACCGGACTCCAACGTTGACCAGACGAGTTCAGCGCGCCATCGCTGACAACGCTATGGCTACCCCTGACAACCGTCGTGCGCTTTATTGGCGCGCCAACCTGCGACTCCTTGCCGTTTTACTGAGTATTTGGGCGTTCGTGTCCTTCGGGTGCGGCATCTTTTTTGCCGACGCGCTGGACAACATCAAACTGGGCGGTTTCGGGCTCGGCTTCTGGATGGCCCAGCAGGGATCCATCTACGTGTTTGTCGGGGTGATCTGGTATTACGTGTGGCGGATGAACAAATACGACCGCGAGTTCGATCTCCACGAGGACTGATCCCGCGCCCTTCAATCGCTCTCGTTCTTCGTTCTCGTAATCGTTCTCCCGCGGCAACCATCCCGGACCGGGCGAAAAGAGAACGCGAAAGATTACGAGAACGAAGAACGATACCAGCCCCACCCTCCCCTTTCCCGCCTCTCCTTCTTTTCCCCAACCCTGCTTAGCTTATGTCCGTTCAGTCTTGGACCTACCTCATCGTCGGACTCTCGTTCGCGCTCTACCTCTACATCGCCTACCGTTCCCGCGCCGGCTCGACCAAGGAGTTCTATGTCTCCGGCGGCGGCGTGAAGCCGATCCACAACGGCATGGCCACGGCGGCCGACTGGATGAGCGCGGCCTCGTTCATTTCGATGGCGGGTATCATCTCCTTCATGGGTCGGGACGGCGGGGTCTATCTGATGGGTTGGACAGGCGGTTACGTGTTGCTCGCACTGCTACTCGCGCCTTACCTGCGCAAGTTCGGCAAGTTCACGGTCCCCGATTTCGTGGGTGATCGCTATTACTCTCAAACCGCCCGGATTGTCGCCGTGCTCTGCGCGATCGTGGTGTCGTTCACCTACGTGGCCGGTCAGATGCGCGGCGTGGGCATCGTGTTTTCCCGCTTTCTCGAGGTCGACATCAACACCGGCGTCTTCATCGGCACGTTCATCGTGTTCATCTACGCCGTGCTCGGCGGTATGAAGGGCATCACCTACACGCAAGTCGCCCAATACTGCGTCCTGATGTTTGCCTTCCTTGTCCCGGCGATCTTCATCTCGATCATGCTGACGGGCCACGCGGTCCCGCAGCTCGGTTTTGGCGGCAATGTGGTTGATACCGATGTCAGCCTGCTCGATCGACTGGATGGACTGAGCACCCAACTCGGCTTTGCCGCTTACACCGAAGGCGTGCGACCCGTGCTCGACGTTGCCGCCATCACCATGGCCCTCATGGTCGGCACGGCCGGACTTCCGCACGTGATCGTGCGTTTCTACACCGTGCCCAGTGTGCAAGGCGCGCGCTCGTCGGCCGGCTGGGCGTTGCTCTTCATCGCGATGCTCTACACCACGGCCCCCGCGGTCTCTGCCTTTGCTCGCGCCAATCTGCTCCAGACCGTCGACAACGCCAGCTACGCCGAAATGCCGGCATGGTTTAAAAACTGGGAGAACACCGGCCTGCTCAAGTATGAGGACAAAAACGGCGACGGCCTCATCCAATACTACAACGACAAGAGCACCGATGCCGCTTTTCTCGCTCAAGCCACGCGCAACGGCTGGGCGGGCAATGAACTCACCATCGACCGCGATATCATCGTGCTCGCCAACCCCGAGATCGCCCGCCTGCCCAACTGGGTGATCGGTTTGGTCGCCGCCGGCGCGCTGGCCGCGGCGCTGTCCACGGCGGCCGGACTGTTGCTGGTCATCTCCACGGCGTTCGCCCACGACCTCGTGAAACGGTGCATGAAGCCCGACATTTCCGAAAAAGGCGAACTCCGTTGCGCCCGATTCGCCGCCGGTGGGGCTGTGTTTGTCGCGGCTTACTTCGGCATCAACCCGCCCGGTTTTGTGGCTCAGGTGGTCGCGTTTGCCTTCGGCCTGGCGGCCGCCTCATTCTTCCCGGCGATCCTCATGGGCATCTTCCAAAAGAAGATGAACCGCGAAGGGGCCGTCAGTGGCATGATCGTAGGCATCATTTTCACCGCCTCCTACATCAGCTACTTCAAGTTCATGCATCCGGAGCTCAACACGGCCGAGCATTGGCTCTTCGGCATCTCACCGGAAGGCATCGGCACCATCGGCATGTTGATCAACTTCATCGTCGCCCAGACCGTGATGCGCTTCACCCCGGAAACGCCTGCGTCGGTCCAGGAAGAAGTTGAACAGATCCGCGTCCCCCGCATTTCGACGGACTAATTGCAGGTAACATATCCTCCTTTGGCACCGCTCGGTCATCAGACCTCAATGGTTTTTATCGACGGCACGAATTTTTTTTCGGTTGTAAGACGACGGCCTAGTCCTCCAGCCGAAAGCGCTAAACGCTATTTCAGAATACATAGTTCAACCGAGAAACAACCTTCGGACCTATTTCTACACAAACGAAGTTCATCTGAAGCGATTTACCGCGCGACACGGAGAAGAATCTCTTTGGGGATGCCGAATCGTGCTTGGTGACGGGATTTTATTGAAGGACGGAAACGTCAAAGAGAGCAGTTGATGCTCTTCTCGTTGCGGATCTGATTTATCACGCGGCAAATAAGAATGTTGAGCATGTCGTAGTTGTTTCACACGACACGGATTTCGCCTGCGCGCTTAAGCGGGTTGAAGACTTCGGTGTGGCAACTACTATCGCTCCATTCTTGGTTGAACCGACAAGCCGACTACGGGCCAACGCGGATCAAATCGTGAAGATTTCTAAAGAAGTCCTTATGAATAATCGATGGGCTGTAGCCGGGACTAATAAATCAGTCGAATAACCAACCATCAACCGCCAGTTACTCAACTCCGAGCAAACGGCTTTCAGCGGAGCTGAAGGCGGTGCGGAGGATAAGGTTGCGGCAGACGGGTGGGTGAAATTACAGCCGCATCGACGACTGCCGAATCGGACTTCGAAGCGCCGCAAACGGGATGGAATCCCATGCTAATCTAGGTTCTTGAGAAATCTGAACTTCGCGCTTTCGATGAGCCATGATCACGACCCAGGAAATTTCGAGGATGCCACTGCCCGAAAAGCTTGAACTGATGGAAAAATTGTGGGTCGAGATTTCCGAAGAAGATAAAAACGTGGAAACTCCATCGTGGCATAAACACCTGCTGGACGAGCGCACGTCGCGAGTCGAAGAGGGATCGGCCAAATTCATTGCCTGGAAAGACGCCAAAGCCCAACTCGAACGAGACTGCCAGTGATCATCGAAATCCTCGATTTAGCGCGGGACGACCTGGCCGCCGGATTCGAGTTTTACGAAAACAACGCCGCCGGCATCAGCCGTTATTTCCTGACTCACCTCTATCAGGACATTGAGTCACTCAGCACGTCAGCGGGGGCGCATCGGCAGATTCACCGCGACTTTTACCGCGCGCTCTCACGTAAATTTCCGTTCGCAATCTACTACCGCTTGAATGGCGATCGCGTGCTTGTCCACGCCGTCGTCGATTGCCGCCGCCATCCGTCTTGGATCGCGCGGCATCTCCGCAAAACGTGAGTCATGAAAGTTCGGTTTTTCGTCGACTGGTGAGTTTGGTCAACCTCACTCCAGCGCCTTCACCCATGCCTCGACGTCGGCGCGGACGACTTGGAGCGGGGCACAGGCACCGCGGAGGATGATGTTGTGAAAAGCCGGCAGACTGAATTTGTTCCCCAAGCGCTTTTCGGCGTCGCGGCGTAGCTCGACGATGGTGAGTTGCCCGACTTTGTAGGAACAGGCCTGGCCCGGATATACGACGTAGCGCTCGGCTTCGGAAACCTTGATGCCGTAATCGATCACTTGTTGACGTGTCCACTTGAAGGCGTGAATGCCCGTATCCACCACCAGGCGGCGCGCCCGCAAAAGTTCGCTGTCGAGATACCCCAGACGGCCGATCGGGTCGCCGTCATACCAGCCGTCATCGTGCGCCAACCACTCCGCGTAGAGCGCCCAGCCTTCGGAGTAGGCGGAGTTGCCGCCGAAAACGCGCTTGGCCCACCACTTGGGTAATCCCTCCATTTCTTGCTGCAGAGCGAGTTGGAAGTGATGTCCCGGCACTGCCTCATGATAAGTTAGCGAGCGGCGGCTGATCATTCGGTAGGGCTCGCCCGGCAACGGCACCCAAAAAATGCCCGGCATGGAGCCATCGGCAGCCGGCGTGGAGTAGTGAGCCGCCGCGTTGGCTTCCGAAAACGGTGGCTCGCGTTTCACGATGACCGGCGCGCGCGGCAACATGTCGAACAGCGGGGCGGCACGCACCTTGGCGTCCTCCACCCAGTCGACATATTCTTGAAGCAAACGCGGACGCGGGTCGGTATCGCCTTCCGGTTGAATACTCGCCTCCAAGGCGCGGTAGCGCTCCGTGATCGTGCCGGTGGTAAACCCTTGCGCGGTGAGGATCTCGTCCATTTCCGCTTCGATGCGAGCGACCTCACGCAAGCCGAGCTCGTGCACCTCGCGCGGCGTCATGTCACTGTTGGTGTAGTGGCGCAGCAACGTCGCGTAGGCGGCCTCGCCGTGCTCCAGGCGCCAGAGTCCCGCATCGCTGGTGGCGCGAGCTAGCTGGTCCTGCAACACCACCACCGCCCGGCGGTAAGCGGGATAAATTTCGGTGTTCAGATCATCGACCACCTCGGCGACGAGCCGGGCCGCTGTTGCGGGGGCAACGCCCTCCCATGGGGCGAGACGCTCCGGCAGTGACGTCGCCAACAAGTTGGCCTCCGGCGCGGGGGCGACAAAGCGCTCCATTTGTTTGATCGTCGCCGTTAAAATAAAGTCGGGCAACAGCAGGCCTTTGCTGTCGCGACGTTTCATTTCGGCGGTGGCATCGTCGATCAAACCGCCAAGTTGGCCCACTCGGGACACGTAGTTTTCCGCATCGCGCTCGTGCCGGATCGGCATCGAGCTGGCCAGATATCCAATCAATCGACGCTGCACACCGGTGAATTGATTGAGCGGAAACTGATAGTCCTGGTGGACGGCGCCACGCACGGTGTCGTCCAACAACCACTCCATTACGCTCACCGTGCGAAGCGTTTCGGTTGACGCCCCCGCCGTATCAAACGCCCGCAACTCCGCCAAACCCCGCCGTGCCAACGCCGCGCGTTCAGCTTGGTAGGCGGCCGTCACCGGGGTGAGTTTCCCGTCGAGCGCATCCTGCTCCGCCCCCTCGAAATACTGGGTCCGGGAGGCCGTGGTCGGCGCCCCCCTCACCCACTCGGCGGCAAAGTCATCCATGAAGTCATCAACCGGGTGAGCTGCCGCGATGATGACCGAAAGCATCAGCAACGTGATAATTCGCATGGGCAAAACGTGGCGATGAACCGGTTAAAGTCGAGTCGCGCGGCCTCGACACCCTCCCCTGATTCGGTTTCTCCTGACCGCTTGGACGCCACGACACTACAAGGCCAACTCACGACCACACCCGACGGCTTGATCAACGGCACGGCCCGCGACACCACCCGCCCGGGGGAATCGCTCCTCGTCGAGCTGAAGCTGGGCCACGGTTGGTCGGCCAACATCCCGACCGATGCCGCCACCGGCGTGTTCGAGGTGCGCCCCCCCGCCCAGGCGTTTCCCGACGGTGAACCGCTCGATATCACGGCCACGGTCGACGGACTGTCCCTGCCCGGCAGTGGCGCGCAGGTCGGGCCTCCGCTGCCCCTCGAACTGGTCGCGGGCGATATCGTCAACAACTGCAACCTGCGCTGCCCGTTTTGCCTCACCGATTACGCGCTCACGCGGGGCACCAAACAAATGCCGGCCGAGACCTACGCGCACAGTTTGAAGCTGGCGCCGCTCGTGCCGGAGAGCGCGTTTTGGTTGTCCTGCATGCACGAACCCTCACTGAACGCTTCGTTCGGGCAATTCCTCGATCTCGTGCCCGCCGCCGACCGCCGCCGCGTCAGTTTCACCACCAATTTTGCCAAGAAACTCGACGACGATTTGCTGCGCACCATCGCACAGTCCGGCGCGCACAGCATTCGTATCTCGATCGATTCCCACGATCCCGAACTCTTCGGCCAATTGCGCAAAGGGGCTCGGTATCCGGTTTTCATCGACAACCTCACCCGCTACGCCGCCATTGCCCGCGAGACGCCGACCGCCCCGCTGCTGCACATCATCACGATGGCGTTCAAGGACAACCTCACCGAGATGCCCGAACTCGTGCGCTGGTGTCATGAGGAAGTCGGTGCCCGATTCCACGAGGTTCGTTTCATGTATTACCTGCCCCACGTCGCCGAATGGGGTGCCGATCACATCATGTCGCTGGATGAGTGGGAGCAACTGAAGCGCGACCTGTTGGCCCTGCCTATGGCGCACACCCTCGCCTTTGGGGAACCCGAACCTGACGCGCACAAGAAATTCCAAGAGCTGCCCGGCATCGATACCTACGAGCATGTGGCCGCTGTTTTCGGTGGCACGGTCACGACGGAAAATTACCGCCGGGTCGACCCGCTCGAAACCGGCTACGCCGTGCCCGACGAACCGCTACGGTTACGCCTGCGGTGGGACGGCTTGATCATGGCCGAACAGCTGCCCGAGGACGAATTCCGTCTCAACGTGCTGCACATCGAGGATCCAAAATATTTCTACCGCCTGCGTGCCGCCGCCCCCCTCCGCGCCGACTCGCCGTGGAAACGGGTTTAGGTTAGGGTTTCGATGAGGCAGGCGCTGTTTTTACAGGAGGGAACAGAGAAAGCAGAGCCACTCCAACGTGGTTGGTTTACAGAAGGTAACGAAGAGAACGAAGCCACTCCGCTGAGTCTTTCTTTGTTTCCTTTGTTGCCTTCTGTAAAATCAGCAAGCTGACGACTCTGTAACTTCTGTTTCCTCCTGTGAAAACAACCGGAGGATCGGCTTCGCTTCACTCCTGCTTCAGCTCGCGGAGCATGAGGTCGCGCAGGGCTTTCGCGGCGACCTTGCCGTCGTAGAGGGTGTGGTAGACCTCCGCCAGAATCGGCGCTTCGATGCCGCGATCCTGACACAGTCCGTAAAAGGCGGCGGTGGTCTTGTAGCCCTCCACCACGGTTTTGCGATGAGCCATCAGATCGACGACTTTGGCGCCGGCTCCGATCTGTTCCCCAAACTGCCGGTTGCGGCTCCAACCGCCGTGGCAAGTCGCCACCAGATCGCCAAACCCGCTTAGGCCGTAAAACGTTTCGGCCTGCGCACCGAGCGCCTGCCCCACGCGCACCATTTCGGCCAGTGCCCGGGTCAGCATGGCGGCCCGGGTGTTGTCGCCGAGTTTGAGTCCATCGCAGATGCCGGCGGCGATCGCATAAATGTTTTTGAGACAACCACCGAACTCCGCGCCCGCCACATCCGTGCTGGTATAGACGCGCAGACTCGCGCCGCTGATCTCGGTTTGCACCGATTCCAACAACGCCTGAGGTGCATCCGCAGCCAGGACCATGGCCGCCGGCAGGCCGCGGGCGACTTCCTCGGCGTTGGTGGGCCCGGTGAGAGAACCGGCCGGGTAATCGGGCAACACCGCCCGAATCACTTCCGCAGGGCGCAAATGCGTATCGACCTCGAGACCCTTGGCCAGACTGAGCACGAGCTTCAACGCGGTCGCCAACCCGAGCGCCTCGCGCACCTTGGTCGCGGTGGCCCGCAGGGCCTGCGCCGGGCAAGCCAGCAGCACGACCTCGGCCTCCATGAGCACGGGGACGAGTTCGTGTCCCACCTGCAGGCTGGGGGGCAGCGGCACGCCGGGCAGATAATCGACATTTTCGCGCGAGGAGGACAAGGCCAGCGCCTGCTCAAACCGTCGCGGCACCAACGTCACGGTGTGACCCATGTTCGACAGGTGGATCGCCATGGCCGTGCCCCACGCTCCCGCCCCAATGACCGCAAAATTCATGGATTGGTCACATCGGAATAACCGGTCGGAAACAACCAGAAATCGTTTCCCCGACGCCCAACTCCCAAACCCAGAGGTTTATAAGTAACACTATTGCGCTGACTCCACCAAACTCAATGGTCGCTCAGGTGAGCCGAACCCGCCGTTGACGCTCCCCCGCTTTCTCTCCGCCACGCATGCCGCTGTTTTCCCCCAGATTCCTCCGCAAATTTGATACCGCCTATCGGGAGCATGCGTATTTCGCACGGTTGAAAGCCCGCCTGCTCACCGGGTTCTGCATGTTGTTGCTGGTGCTGTTCAGCCTGAACATCGTCAAACTTTGGCTGGTCCAATCACCGTCCATCCACGCGCGTATTGGCATCAATCTGATCCTGCTGGCGGCCACGACGCTGTGTTTGCACGAGATCAAACGAGGCCGCGACCGACGCGCCGGCAACGTGCTCACGTTACTCACAGTCGTGCCGGTGCATGCCTTCGTCTTGGTCAACCCCACATTCACCGATCCCGTGAGTGTCGGCATGCAGTTGTTTGCCTTCGATTTGGGGTTTCTGCTGGTGGCGATGATCTTCGCCTCGCGGGGAGTCACGCTGGGGGTTTTCGCCATCATCATGGTGGGCCATGTGCTGTTCGGGCGGATGATGCTGCAACATCCGGATCTGCCGGCCGCCGTCGAAGCCGCGTTCCACACCTTGCTGCGCGACGGCGCCATCACGCTGGGCTTTGTATTTGCGCTGGGCTTCACCCTGTCGCGCCTGATCTCCGCCTCCAATCAACGTAGCGAGGAGGCCCTCAAAAAGACTTCCCACCTCAACGAACAACTCGAGCGACTCGTGCAGGAGCGCACCGTTGATCTGGAAGCCGCCACCGCCCGCGCCAACGACGCGTCCCGGGCCAAGAGCGAGTTTCTCGCCAACATGAGTCACGAGATTCGCACCCCGCTCAACGGTATCATCGCTTCCACCGATCTATTGCTCCGCCGCGACGATATTCCGGCAGTCGCAACCGAGCACATGCGCATCGTGGCCGAGTCCGGAGAGATATTGCTCAAGTTGATCGGCGACATCCTCGACTTTTCCAAAATCGAGGCCGGTGAACTGCATCTGGAGGAAAATGCCTTCGCCCTGCACACCCTGATTCGGGATGCCAAGGCCGTCCTCGCGGCTCAAGCCCGCGAAGGCAAGGTGGAGGTGGAAACCACCCTCGCCGCCGACTTGGCCGACTACTACCAAGGCGACAGCTACCGCCTGCGCCAGGTGCTGCTCAACCTGTTGTCCAACGCCATAAAATTCACCCCGACCGGCGGTCACGTCACGGTCGGCGTCGGCCTGGAACCCGTGACCGACGGCGCGGACCGGGTTTGTTTTCGTGTCACGGACTCCGGTATCGGCATGGATGCCGATACCCAACGCCGGATCTTTCAACGCTTCACTCAGGCGGACTCATCCACGACCCGCCGTTTCGGGGGCACCGGCCTCGGTCTCGCCATCACGGCCCGACTCGTCGAGATGATGGGCGGTAAACTGCAGGTGAACAGCCAACTGGGTGAGGGATCGGAATTTCACTTCTCGCTGCCGCTGCACGTGGTCAAAACCGCCCCGACAAACTCGACCACCGCCCGCGTGCGTTCCGCCCAGCTCGGATTGAACGTGCTCGTGGTCGAAGACAATCTCGTCAATCGCAAGATCCTCAGCGCCCAGCTCAAGGAGCTTGGCTGCCCCCACACGCTGGCGGTCGACGGCGAGGCCGCATTATTGGTCTTAAAAGACGAAACCCTGCCCGACGTGATCCTGATGGACTGCCATATGCCGCGGCTCGACGGTTGGGCGACGACGGAGGCCCTGCGCATGTGGGCATCCGATTCCCGCGCCACCGTGCGGATGAAATCCGCCAGCGCGCTCCCCATTATCGCGCTCACCGCCGCCGCCATGCCCGAGGAGCGCCAACGTTGTCTCGACGCCGGGATGGACGATTTCGTGCCCAAGCCGGTAAAACTGAACGAGCTTCACGTGGCTTTGGAACGCATTCAGGCCCGGCGGCAAGCCGAGTTCCCTCCCCGCCCCGTCTCTCCGAGCGTATCGCTCGACGCGTAACCTCAGCGCGCGAATCCGGCGCCCCGCCCCTTTTTCCAATCAGTCGGGCGATAATTTCGCGATCAATCCGTCGACCAGCGCATCGGTTTCAGCCACGACGCGCGGCACGGCTGGCGAGTTCGCGGTCGTAGCGACTTGAGCACTACGGGAAAATGCCGCCGCTAAAAACGCCTCCTTGGCCTCATGCATGCGGCCGTCGGCGGTAAACTCCTCTGCCGTCCCGGACAGTCCCACAAACCGCGGTGTGAGTTTTTCCCCGATCCAGATACGCCAATCGCGTTCGTCGGCGAAATAAACCGCCAGCACGCCGGACTGCCGCAATCCATAGGCGGCCGATAGCCGGCGCATGTAAACACCCGGCGCACTATCCTCGGCGGCAGTCGGCGAAGTGAGGTGATACTCGAACTGCATCCGAATCCCGGCCGCAGCCTCGAAATGGTCGAGCTTTGCTACCAACGCCTGCTGCCAGGCGGGATCAGACGGCAGGATTTGCGCCGCGTCCACCACCGGCGAATCGACCTTCTCCGCGCCGACCAAGACAGTTCCCAGCGCCACGCCCCAACCCCACACCCACCGCATCATCCATCGTTTCATGACGGCACGGATAAGTGGTCGATCGCGGCAAGGCAACTTGCCGACCGCCCTACCTCAGCGCGGAAAATTCCGGGAGCGCACCGCCGCCGTGTAGTCGGTCAACCCCCGCGTGAAAACCGATCCGGCATCGGCAAATTTTTGCACGAATCCGGGCACGTAACCCGGCGTGAGACCGAGCACGTCCGTGATGACCAAAATCTGCCCGTCGCAATCCGCCCCGGCCCCGATCCCGATCACCGGAATCGTAACCGCCGCCGTCACCGCCTTGGCGGCGGCGGGCTTCACCATTTCCAACAGCAAAGCGAAACAACCGGCCGCCTCCAGCGCCTGTGCATCGGCGATCAGCGCGGCGGTTTCGGCATCGGTCACCCCGTATTTTTTGTAACGGCCGAGTTGTTTGACCTGTTGCGGCATGAGGCCGATGTGACCCCACACCGGCACCCCGGCTTCGACGAGTCGGGCGATCTTGGGCGCGAGTTTGCGCCCCCCCTCGATTTTAACGGCATCGACGCCGGCTTCCTGCATGAGCCGCTGGCACGACAT is from Synoicihabitans lomoniglobus and encodes:
- a CDS encoding ATP-binding protein, with translation MPLFSPRFLRKFDTAYREHAYFARLKARLLTGFCMLLLVLFSLNIVKLWLVQSPSIHARIGINLILLAATTLCLHEIKRGRDRRAGNVLTLLTVVPVHAFVLVNPTFTDPVSVGMQLFAFDLGFLLVAMIFASRGVTLGVFAIIMVGHVLFGRMMLQHPDLPAAVEAAFHTLLRDGAITLGFVFALGFTLSRLISASNQRSEEALKKTSHLNEQLERLVQERTVDLEAATARANDASRAKSEFLANMSHEIRTPLNGIIASTDLLLRRDDIPAVATEHMRIVAESGEILLKLIGDILDFSKIEAGELHLEENAFALHTLIRDAKAVLAAQAREGKVEVETTLAADLADYYQGDSYRLRQVLLNLLSNAIKFTPTGGHVTVGVGLEPVTDGADRVCFRVTDSGIGMDADTQRRIFQRFTQADSSTTRRFGGTGLGLAITARLVEMMGGKLQVNSQLGEGSEFHFSLPLHVVKTAPTNSTTARVRSAQLGLNVLVVEDNLVNRKILSAQLKELGCPHTLAVDGEAALLVLKDETLPDVILMDCHMPRLDGWATTEALRMWASDSRATVRMKSASALPIIALTAAAMPEERQRCLDAGMDDFVPKPVKLNELHVALERIQARRQAEFPPRPVSPSVSLDA
- a CDS encoding TPM domain-containing protein; its protein translation is MKRWMMRWVWGWGVALGTVLVGAEKVDSPVVDAAQILPSDPAWQQALVAKLDHFEAAAGIRMQFEYHLTSPTAAEDSAPGVYMRRLSAAYGLRQSGVLAVYFADERDWRIWIGEKLTPRFVGLSGTAEEFTADGRMHEAKEAFLAAAFSRSAQVATTANSPAVPRVVAETDALVDGLIAKLSPD
- the panB gene encoding 3-methyl-2-oxobutanoate hydroxymethyltransferase produces the protein MPRPVKTTPHTLRQSKGGDPLVAITAYDAMMAHYADQAGVDIILVGDSVGNTILGHDGTVPVTLDTMVHHAAAVMRAKPAALVAADVPFGEAHFDFRRVLMSCQRLMQEAGVDAVKIEGGRKLAPKIARLVEAGVPVWGHIGLMPQQVKQLGRYKKYGVTDAETAALIADAQALEAAGCFALLLEMVKPAAAKAVTAAVTIPVIGIGAGADCDGQILVITDVLGLTPGYVPGFVQKFADAGSVFTRGLTDYTAAVRSRNFPR